The Terriglobales bacterium genome includes the window GGGGTGTGGTTGATTTAGCTCTTGCCCCGTGGAACCAAGGCGCGCAGTCAGGCGAGGCCGTGACCTAACTCGCAGAACCATAAAGAGTCAGCCAGTCTGTAAAGCGGAATTTCTACGAATTCTTACGGAGGAAGCGCTTGAACTCCTCACTATCATTTAGGTGCAGACATCCGAGGCTCATTCTGAGTCCTCTTCAGGGAGCGTCGGAGCGTCTAATACGAGGTCCGGAAGTTGTAGAACAAAAACCGTCTTTCCCGGAATGGATTCCTCGAGATTCAGGCAACCTCCATGCTCACGCGCTGCTTGTTCTGCGATCGTCAGTCCAAGGCCAGTGCCTCTGACTTTCTCGGCACTCACGAACGGTTGAAAGAGCATATTGCGAATGTAATCAGGCACTCCAGGGCCATTGTCTTGCACGCGGATGCAAATGGACCTTTCATCGTTGCAAAGTGAAATCTCAACTCTCTTCGGAGGAGGACAGTGCTTCAATGCCTGGCATGCGTTAAGCAGCAAATTATAGATAGCACTCCCAAGTCTTTGACTATCGATCCGGGCCTGGAGAGAGGGCGCCTCGCAGATCACCAATTCACACTCCCGTGCATCGGGATGGGATCGAACAATCCCTGCTGCGTGTTGAATCAGCAGGTTCATCGATTCCGGCTGGAGACGGAAGGTTTTATCCGTCCGGACAGAGACAAGAAAAGAATCGAGCAGGGCGGTCGCATCGTGGATCGTTCCGCGCACTCCTGCCAGGAGCTGCTCGCGGTCTGTCTGACATATATCCGGATCGCTCACAAACTCGATATCGCAGTAGATGCTGGCTAGATAGTTACGGATATCATGTGAAATGAAGAGGCCTAGCGTTTGGCTAGCGGTTGATCGCTCGAATTTGAGCA containing:
- a CDS encoding HAMP domain-containing sensor histidine kinase, yielding MPRRQTLRKYERKMWVDKNGAVDTPEPNHRCNHGLEELRPTNENVLKFERSTASQTLGLFISHDIRNYLASIYCDIEFVSDPDICQTDREQLLAGVRGTIHDATALLDSFLVSVRTDKTFRLQPESMNLLIQHAAGIVRSHPDARECELVICEAPSLQARIDSQRLGSAIYNLLLNACQALKHCPPPKRVEISLCNDERSICIRVQDNGPGVPDYIRNMLFQPFVSAEKVRGTGLGLTIAEQAAREHGGCLNLEESIPGKTVFVLQLPDLVLDAPTLPEEDSE